In the Populus trichocarpa isolate Nisqually-1 chromosome 1, P.trichocarpa_v4.1, whole genome shotgun sequence genome, TTGTATAACATTTTAGAaccaaaagtaaatataaaaattacaaagaatataataattatcatacttttactTCTTCATCATATACATCTTTCGAAACTGTAATCATCTTCAAACAATCATCCCAGCCAaagccacttttatttttaagcttgGTAATtattcctcattcttttttcacAGTCTTGAGATGATTGTCCACATGCTTAGGCTCGCATTGCACATTGAACTTTTGACTGATTTCTGTAGCCACCTTAACAAAAGATTCTGCTTTAAAGGTGGAAGAAGGTTTGCTTCCTTTAAGTGCCTCCTCAGCTAATATCTCAAGCAACATGTGAGACATAGGCTTAGACCATGTGAAGTGCTTGCCCTTGCATTTTTCATTCTGTGTGGAACTCATttctacaaaaaagaaattacaaatttatacaaaataaaatcatacaatatttagatttaataaatttcatataaaaactacaattaataattaaaagagaaattataataaagtcaaCATCTACTCCAAATACATAACAAATATAATACAAACTTAAGcaatacataataaaaacaaacacatataattaacacTCAATTACTAGTTTCTTTGAGTGTTATAATCATTCCACATGGTTGAGacaatcatttctctttttgttatccACTCCCTATTCTCTTCCCTTTCCTCCCGTTGACTTAAGTTGATTGTTCGTCTAATTGGGTCACTATCCGAACATATTTCTTCCATAAGAAAGTCATAAGGATCAACCCCCATTATGTGATTATGAATAATACAACATGCAAGCACAACATCTACTTGTGTTTCATAAGACCAAAAAGATTTTCCATCAATTGATCTAAAACGACTCTTCAAAATGTCAAACCCTCGCTCAATAGCGGTTCTCAATGAAGAGTGTCGAAGATTAAATagctcctttttattttctggtGAACGTTCTGTAAACTCATTCAAGTGATATCGAACTCCACGAAAAGGAGAAATGATTCCTTTTCGAATACCGTAACCAGCATCACCAAGATAATATTTCcctacacattaaaaaaaaaaaaaacctattactaTCTTTATGTAATAAgacattttatatgtttattgcatATAATACATACTGTATTATATACCTTCTGGAATTTTTAGACCATTAGATCTTGATAATGCATCACCTAAAACCCGTGAATCATGGGCACTTCCTTCCCAGCcagctaaaacatatataaacttcaaatcaaaagttatagctgcTAAAACATTTTGTGTTGTTCCTTCTTTTCGTCCTCGAAACTTTCCTTGAATCTCAACAGGAACATTTGCAGGAACATGGGTACCATCAATTGCTCCCACACACTcctatataaacatgaaaaaataatttataaacttttcttctgaatgtaattaattaattcataaaaatattggtcTTGTTTTCATACCttaaaataaggatagaatCTTCTATTATTCATTATCTCTGCTGGAACTGTATCCTCTGGATCTTTAATAaggtgtttgtataacttaagaattgcttttaaaacaattctaaagtaACGATGAATAGTTTCAACAGACCTATAGTATATACCACTAATAACCCGAAATCTTTGGTTTTGGCCTACAATTTGTAAGAACACAATTACTTGCTCCCTAATAGACACATTTTGAGTTGATCGTAATAGGTTACGACTTGTGAGAACATCACACAATCTATATAATACAACATGTTTCATACGAATTTGTTCAACGCAATATTGATCACCTCGATTCAAAATGCTGTCAATATAGAATTCTCGTTGAGCAATTGTATTTATACGTGGTTCTCTTGGTATAtaaattctatttctttcttcttcaataatAGCTATCCCTGTAGCTATCACAGTTACAGCTGCTCCCATGCATGCTGCATTAATTATCTTACTATCCATAACATGAAAGTGAAGTTTTCtgataacaaaacctaaaaatgtagggaaataaatattaaataaagcatataaaatacttacaaatcaatacaataaattatGCTCAAAAAAGCTGACAATATGCAATTCATAAGTTCACAATGATCAATaatgtgatttatttattttaattcttaataatGTGATTAtcgaataattaaataaacataagTTTCGAAAATCACCTCGTATGCGGCAACACAACACACGATCGAGTTCATGGCTAAGTTCAATTCTATTCTATTGTTAATCTCTATTTTTAAAGGAACAATACCTACTTAGAGTTGTATTACATTATATTTCATTACGCTATTAAACACAtaatttataactaaaattaCGAATATAGTATAATTAGTTCGCATAATGTGTGTGGGGTTCTACTACAACCACATGAACAAACTACAACagcctttataaaaaaaaccccacgGTTTTCTCTGTTCTCTCTCGCCTATCTCTAACTCTCTCCCATAACTAATTAAAGACATCATCTCATCATCATTCGGTTTCTCCTCTCATTCGGTTTCATTCCACTGTCATTCCCATCTCATTCCCATCTCATTCGGTTTCTCATGCCCCTGTCAATCCGTTTCTCTCATTCGGTTTCTCATGCCCCTCTCAATTGGTTTCTCTCATTCGGTTTCTCAAATTCCCCTATCATTCCCCTCTCATTCCCCTCATTCATTTTCTGAAATCCCCTCATTCCCCTCATTCCCCTggcttttctcatctcactGTTCGTTCTCTCTCGTTTGTCTCTCTTCCTTTGCTCTCTCTCGGTTGTCTCTCTTCCCCTGCTCTCTCTTGGTTCTCTCTAACCATTCCCCTGTTCTCTGAAGAAGCAGGACACCATCACAGATTCAAGGGGCAGGACACCATCACCATTCccctgttctctctctctcggttCTCTCTAACCATTCCCCTGTTCTCTGAAGAAGCAGGACACCATCACAGATTCAAGGGGCAGGACACCATCACCATTTccatgttctctctctctcggttCTCTCTCGCCTATCACTAATTTGCTCCTCATCCCCAGTTCTCATCCCTCTCTCACCCGACAGTTTCCCTTCCTGTTCGCGTCACTCTCTTTGTGCTGGATCCGGTGACGGGGAAACAGGGTAAGGGCTGGTTGGGTCTTGTTtggggatttttatttttctcaagaagCTGCCGAATGTGCAacaataaatgtgttttttatggCTTGATTGTGATGAAATTGGTTGGGTTTTTCTATGAGCATTTTTTACTGTGAcgaggagatgaagaagaaaactgggtatgggaaaaaaattgacaggCAGAAGATAAATTAAACAGAGAAAATATATAGTGTTTTTCGGGACAGACAAACAAGATCAAGTATTTTTAGCTATAATTCTTGCAGATCTAAATAAtatgaagaagataaaaacataaaggaaataatattgaaaaataatagagaaattTGAGGGAAAAAATACCTGAAATGAAGAGTGTGATTCTCAGAAATCGATTGACAGGGGAATGAGAAACCGAATGACAAATCTTCTTgcttttcaattgtttttggaCAGAGATGCATAGAGGAGTTAAATGTGTTTTATCAGTGAAgataggaaagtgttttccttttgacaaggaaaggaaaacactttcctgcgGGTAAAGTAAGTTGTTTTTGTTGACTGGAATTACTTTTCCTTTGACCAAGTTTCCGGATGATTGCCAAACattggaaaataaagaaaatgaattcctgAAATTTGGTTTCCTTGAAACAAACAAGGCACCAGTACAGTTGCTCTTTCGGCTCTTCCTAACGCTAAGATTAGTCTTGACTAGTATCCGTCAACATAAATGTCGCTGTGGCCACtctaaaattttcaaacttCGACATTAATCATTGTCcgcaattaaaaatattttcttgaatttggtCCCCCTGCTAATAGAATTTTCAAATTTCCATGCCAAATTGTTTACTAATATTTTCagttcaagttatttttaatgtttaaattacATGTAATACCTAGAAAAACTAACAACATGATTTAAGACCTAACAATGACAAAATTAGGTAGTATGAGGGTGACAATAGCAAAACATATtataattgctatatatattttgtcttggatatttatttttcaatctcatttcttaaaatttaatttttatattaactttggtccttatttttataattgttatttgttttttttcttatcatttttttattgaaattttttatctatcaaatttgatcctcattcttttgattgttacttattttatttaaaataatttatgaaatgttaattattattattttaatttcttcatcttttttatttttattttttagatttgatctctattattttgattattatttattttatttgagataatttatgaaattatatttttttcaattttattctcattcaactttttaatttgtaagatttgttcctcattattttaataaacttgaaaaaaataaaacattaataagttatttttcagctcattttccatgacataaccaaacactggaaagtgtttttcaacttatttttcattacactaccaaacatcagaaaataattcacttttctgtaattcactttcccaaaatttactttccagcaaacaaacgggttAGTTTTTTCTCCTCCTTCTAAAAAACTTAATACAAACTTTTTAAAGATATTAGAATCTTTTCACATGCTctatttataattatcaaatagaacaggaacaaataaatattttattattttaattatacagTGAAACTATCTAGAtaacttttgaagaaaaaaaactaaatctggtgtcaagagatttttttatattctcacaattgtttttttttttttttgctataataatttaagttaaagAGCATTTTGGTatttgtataaatataaaaaaaaaaataataaataatttaaatgtacaagaaaaaaataaaaataccgttaatatgaaaaaaatagtttgacaTAAAGGGGTGTTTTCTGcttttcacaatgattttttttattattataaagttaATTTAGGGGTAAttctaactaaataaaaaaaacaaaacagaaaaaaaagcttCGATTAGGAAAAGTAAGTGTTGAGACAAGACTTGTCCAGCAAAACCCTATGGGTATTTGTTGGGGGCAGATGTGGGAGTATCATCATGAGATGGACACGCCAAACGTTCAGTGACATAATCCAGTAGGTCTTACCCACTAAGAAGAGCTTTGAATTGGGCACGCCACAATGAAAAGATGGAGGGAGTTAGTTTCTCTTTGATTTGGGTTGTGATGTTAAGAGCAACCAGTGGTGTTTCGATTGGAAAGGAAGGTTGGCTGTTGAGAGGAAGACATGTCAAATAAGGGGATTGTAGTCTTGTCGGAGTGGtggagctctgataccatatacAAGTTGCAGAGAGAGTGTTTCAAAGGAAATTCTCCTCATCTTATTACTGTAATTTGGTATCTAATTTATAGAGATTGTATACACTAATGCAGGAATTACAGTGAGCTAAATATAGAAGAATACAAGTCTGTTGGCTAGAATTCTGCAGCAAAAATTATGGTAATCAGAGGTACTAGTCCTGGTAAGAATCATCATGATTGTAGGCCGGAGTCCGGTGGATTTGCTTGAGAGTAATCTGCCTTGATACCACCTTCCTCCATAATTGCCGCCGGCACCAGGCTCCAATCCGAGCCCTTCGGAAGATTGTTTGGAGTGCCCTtcgcttcttttcttcttttggccAAGAGGAAAGCCAGCCAGCAACCTGTTCCATGAATTAACACCTTTGCCGACGTTATCGATTCTCAAATCCTTGGCTCtgccaaaaaattaattaaactgcGTGATCAGAAAAcgatctaattaaaaaataatatgcgcATACTTTAATCaatataatggtttttatgcagcaatttaaaaatttactatCTGTCTCTAAACTACGATAATTCTGTGGAAGCCATATCAGTTGAAAAATTTACAGTCACTGCACTGCTCATCCTCGGATAAAGAGAAAATCATGTACCGTTCAATGCATGGGATTCTAGCAGTCACTTAATTATTCAGTATGATAAATGATTAGGACAAA is a window encoding:
- the LOC18104711 gene encoding uncharacterized protein LOC18104711 yields the protein MQRSSNSSRVTEELFKNASTDTDQQELPTYDPLSHIGKKEKSRLRSAEYAIHVIPLLLVLCAIILWFFSNSPVNPGVYTTFPVTLLPISILCSDLGFQKSDFSMLRRAKDLRIDNVGKGVNSWNRLLAGFPLGQKKKRSEGHSKQSSEGLGLEPGAGGNYGGRLCDVLTSRNLLRSTQNVSIREQVIVFLQIVGQNQRFRVISGIYYRSVETIHRYFRIVLKAILKLYKHLIKDPEDTVPAEIMNNRRFYPYFKECVGAIDGTHVPANVPVEIQGKFRGRKEGTTQNVLAAITFDLKFIYVLAGWEGSAHDSRVLGDALSRSNGLKIPEGKYYLGDAGYGIRKGIISPFRGVRYHLNEFTERSPENKKELFNLRHSSLRTAIERGFDILKSRFRSIDGKSFWSYETQVDVVLACCIIHNHIMGVDPYDFLMEEICSDKMSSTQNEKCKGKHFTWSKPMSHMLLEILAEEALKGSKPSSTFKAESFVKVATEISQKFNVQCEPKHVDNHLKTAHPNHDKYLNKKLDMYEIMTIVVGKDMATGNYAKSYVDVNLEENTQDQSISIENEGEYEETSKGKETSSSSTQKRQHRKRNCMYEDDGVEKLSKQIGDVALAIQSLSKNQLDVNALYAEVMKIEGFDEITLGEAFDHLVQNEMLAKAFMAKNANLRKIWVQNFVNQHYYRPAC